One region of Polynucleobacter sp. Adler-ghost genomic DNA includes:
- a CDS encoding bifunctional riboflavin kinase/FAD synthetase: MNVFRGPIQFSAGPACALTIGNFDGVHRGHHALLKKLKDGAQERGLVSCVMTFEPHPKEFFSPEQAPPRILNLRDKLAAFAGIGIDRVVVEHFNSAFARLTPEEFVSEIIVKQLNAKWILIGDDFCYGAKRAGNFASLRAAGEQLGFEVSSIHTVQEDGERISSSALRNALANGDMDQANTLLGRPYGISGHVIHGQKLGRTLGFPTLNLAVANHLHHRKPACSGIFTAQVLGLGDKPLPAVASLGVRPTVEDEGQGRVLLETHIFDYNANVYGKIITVELLEKIRDEAKYSDLDTLTKAIASDAAHARNYFKKKSYV; the protein is encoded by the coding sequence GTGAACGTATTCCGCGGCCCCATCCAGTTTTCTGCAGGACCGGCTTGTGCTTTAACCATTGGTAATTTCGATGGCGTGCACAGGGGTCATCACGCCCTCCTCAAGAAGCTGAAGGATGGCGCGCAAGAACGTGGTTTGGTTAGCTGCGTCATGACCTTTGAACCACATCCCAAGGAATTCTTTTCTCCAGAACAAGCGCCGCCACGAATTCTGAATTTGCGGGACAAGCTTGCTGCCTTTGCCGGCATTGGTATCGATCGCGTAGTAGTGGAGCACTTTAATTCCGCATTTGCTCGCCTCACTCCCGAAGAATTTGTTTCTGAGATTATTGTCAAGCAACTCAATGCCAAATGGATTTTGATCGGGGACGATTTTTGCTATGGCGCAAAACGTGCCGGCAACTTTGCAAGTCTCAGAGCAGCAGGTGAACAATTGGGTTTTGAAGTTTCTAGCATTCACACCGTGCAAGAAGATGGCGAAAGAATTTCTAGCTCTGCGTTACGCAATGCCTTGGCTAACGGAGATATGGATCAAGCTAATACATTATTAGGTCGTCCTTACGGCATCTCCGGTCACGTTATTCATGGGCAAAAGCTGGGTCGTACTTTAGGATTCCCAACCTTAAATCTCGCTGTTGCGAATCATCTGCATCACCGCAAGCCCGCCTGCTCTGGCATCTTTACTGCACAAGTCCTAGGGCTTGGAGATAAGCCGCTGCCTGCCGTAGCCAGTCTTGGCGTGAGACCAACGGTTGAAGATGAAGGTCAAGGTCGCGTATTACTTGAGACTCACATCTTTGATTACAACGCAAATGTCTACGGAAAAATTATTACCGTGGAGCTCTTAGAAAAAATTCGTGATGAGGCAAAGTATTCTGACCTCGATACACTTACCAAAGCGATTGCATCTGATGCAGCGCATGCTAGAAATTATTTCAAGAAAAAATCTTATGTCTGA
- the purN gene encoding phosphoribosylglycinamide formyltransferase has translation MPSIVTLISGRGSNFEAIVKTAQKERWPVTFTGVIANHSAAKGLDFARSQGIPAFAIEHREHTTRESFDAALMAKIDELGADLVVLAGFMRILTPGFIRHFEGRLINIHPALLPAFPGLHTHERALEAGVAEHGASVHFVTEGVDEGPIICQASVPVLPGDDADSLAARVLAAEHQIYPRAVKWFLDGRLRIEGNQVQVKPPESQLIKL, from the coding sequence ATGCCATCTATCGTCACCTTAATCTCAGGCCGCGGATCTAATTTCGAGGCTATCGTCAAAACAGCTCAAAAAGAGCGGTGGCCGGTTACTTTTACCGGGGTAATTGCCAACCACTCTGCTGCCAAAGGCCTTGATTTTGCTCGCTCTCAGGGCATTCCGGCCTTTGCCATTGAACATCGCGAACACACTACTCGCGAATCCTTTGATGCCGCTCTCATGGCAAAAATCGATGAATTAGGGGCTGATTTAGTGGTTCTAGCGGGTTTTATGAGAATTCTGACCCCGGGCTTTATTCGCCATTTTGAGGGTCGTCTGATTAATATTCACCCAGCTTTGCTGCCAGCTTTCCCAGGATTGCACACTCATGAACGGGCATTGGAGGCTGGGGTGGCTGAACATGGTGCCAGCGTGCATTTTGTTACCGAGGGCGTGGATGAGGGTCCTATTATCTGCCAAGCCTCAGTTCCAGTGCTTCCCGGCGATGATGCGGATAGCTTAGCAGCGCGAGTTTTGGCTGCGGAGCATCAGATTTACCCACGGGCCGTAAAATGGTTCCTAGATGGACGATTGCGAATAGAAGGTAATCAAGTTCAGGTTAAACCACCGGAGTCGCAATTAATAAAATTATGA